In a genomic window of Weissella tructae:
- a CDS encoding zinc-binding dehydrogenase — MLNNVYRLTGVRQIERMSVNTSINEPNTVIVRPTLMAICRADERYYTGMRDKKVLAKRLPMALIHESVGEVVRDNSGTFEPGTRVAMIPTHAHGHDELVSDNYLRSSTFHSSTEDGFMREYVQMLPENLIAIPEEAQANMNAFFEVVSVAVQAINRLKETMIDRTDSIGIWGDGNVAYITAVVAREMFPDAQLYVFGKHQEKLDYISFATTVQIDEIPEDLQIDQAIEAVGGQGSESALDQIIDMIKPRGTIVLSGVSEKPIAINTRMVLEKGLSLVGTTRSTREDFQTSIDLVGQHTSVKERLELMVPEVQEVRTIRDITEAFDDDLTKNWGKTVLDWQM, encoded by the coding sequence ATGTTAAATAATGTCTATCGTCTGACAGGTGTACGCCAAATTGAACGTATGTCTGTTAACACGTCAATTAATGAACCAAATACTGTGATTGTAAGACCTACATTGATGGCCATTTGTCGTGCGGATGAACGTTATTACACGGGGATGCGTGACAAAAAGGTCTTGGCTAAGCGCTTACCAATGGCGCTAATTCATGAATCTGTGGGAGAAGTTGTGCGTGACAATTCAGGTACTTTTGAACCTGGTACACGTGTTGCGATGATTCCAACACATGCGCATGGACATGATGAACTTGTGTCAGACAATTATTTGCGTAGTTCAACATTCCATTCTTCAACAGAAGATGGATTTATGCGTGAATATGTGCAAATGTTGCCAGAAAACTTGATTGCGATTCCTGAAGAAGCACAAGCTAACATGAATGCCTTCTTTGAAGTTGTATCTGTTGCGGTGCAAGCAATCAATCGTTTGAAAGAAACAATGATTGATCGTACAGACAGTATTGGTATCTGGGGTGACGGAAACGTTGCGTACATCACAGCCGTTGTGGCGCGTGAAATGTTCCCAGATGCGCAACTATATGTTTTTGGAAAGCACCAAGAAAAGTTGGATTACATCTCATTTGCAACTACTGTTCAAATTGATGAAATTCCAGAAGACTTACAAATTGATCAAGCAATTGAAGCCGTGGGTGGACAAGGGTCTGAAAGTGCCCTGGATCAAATTATTGATATGATTAAGCCACGTGGAACGATTGTGCTTTCTGGAGTTTCTGAGAAGCCAATTGCCATTAATACACGTATGGTCCTTGAAAAGGGGTTGTCATTAGTTGGTACAACACGTTCAACGCGTGAAGATTTCCAAACATCTATTGATTTGGTTGGACAACACACTTCAGTTAAGGAACGTCTTGAATTGATGGTACCGGAAGTGCAAGAAGTTCGTACAATTCGTGATATTACGGAAGCCTTTGACGACGATTTGACTAAGAACTGGGGAAAGACAGTTCTTGATTGGCAAATGTAG
- a CDS encoding 2-C-methyl-D-erythritol 4-phosphate cytidylyltransferase: protein MIYAQVMAGGIGSRMGHTELPKQFLNLADKPIIIHTLEKFSLAPEFDKIIVSVHPQWMQYARDLFDKYLDDDRIVVIQGGAERNDTVMGAINYVEENFGLTEDDVLVMHDAVRPFISGRILKDNIEAAAKYKAVDTVIGATDTIVRAVDGEIVEIPVRDEMYQGQTPQTVNIQAFQAQYNEMSEEERLILSDSIKVMLLAGHKVGIVDGDESNIKITRPYDLRIANIIAQENLDVK from the coding sequence ATGATCTATGCACAAGTAATGGCTGGTGGAATTGGTAGTCGTATGGGACATACGGAATTACCAAAGCAATTTTTGAATTTGGCAGATAAGCCAATTATTATTCATACATTGGAAAAGTTTTCACTTGCACCAGAATTCGATAAGATTATTGTTTCTGTACATCCACAATGGATGCAATATGCTCGTGATTTATTTGATAAGTATCTTGATGATGATCGCATCGTGGTCATTCAAGGTGGTGCTGAACGTAACGACACTGTTATGGGTGCCATCAACTATGTTGAAGAAAACTTTGGTCTAACTGAAGATGACGTTTTGGTTATGCACGATGCTGTTCGTCCATTCATTTCAGGTCGTATTTTGAAAGATAACATTGAAGCAGCCGCAAAGTACAAGGCTGTTGATACGGTTATTGGCGCAACAGACACAATTGTTCGCGCTGTCGATGGTGAAATTGTTGAAATTCCAGTTCGTGATGAAATGTACCAAGGACAAACACCACAAACGGTTAATATCCAAGCGTTCCAAGCACAATACAATGAAATGTCAGAAGAAGAACGTTTGATTCTTTCTGACTCTATCAAGGTTATGTTGCTAGCTGGACACAAAGTAGGAATCGTCGATGGAGACGAATCAAATATCAAGATTACACGTCCTTACGACTTACGAATTGCAAATATTATTGCACAGGAGAATTTAGATGTTAAATAA
- a CDS encoding DUF805 domain-containing protein: protein MVEAYASFWRNIGNFSGTASRKQYWWPVIINWLIGGLVIGIIQQASGHPITDIYTGADLAVNLASKIVVFATWLATLSVQVRRLHDINFRGWWILIQFVPLIGNIWFFILLITRTKFNRWS, encoded by the coding sequence ATGGTTGAAGCATATGCATCATTTTGGCGCAATATTGGTAATTTTTCTGGTACTGCCTCACGTAAGCAATATTGGTGGCCAGTAATCATTAATTGGTTAATTGGGGGACTAGTTATTGGGATTATCCAACAAGCGTCAGGACACCCTATTACTGACATTTACACAGGCGCAGACTTAGCAGTAAACTTAGCTAGTAAAATTGTTGTTTTCGCCACTTGGCTAGCAACACTATCTGTTCAAGTTCGTCGTCTACATGACATTAACTTCCGTGGTTGGTGGATTTTGATTCAATTTGTTCCCCTAATTGGAAACATCTGGTTCTTTATCCTATTGATTACACGTACAAAGTTTAATCGTTGGAGTTAG
- the lepA gene encoding translation elongation factor 4, protein MSQRQENIRNFAIIAHIDHGKSTLADRIMETTNTISNREASAQLLDDMEVEKAHGVTVKSRTVRNYYVDANGDEFEYNLIDTPGHVDFNYEVSRSLSATDGVLLLVDATKGVQAQTVANYRLAMDANLTIIPIINKIDNLMADVEKTAAELLDLDERFTPEVTLHISAKTGLGIESVLEAIRDRIPAPVGDPNAPLKGLIFDSKFDPYQGVVVQARIFEGTLSSQDQLRFMAKDVQTQSKEIGFFDPMSRKTTSLAAGDVGYIITGIKDPRAVQVGDTVTTKKNGAAEPFPGYQQIEPMVYAGLYPKGGEYSDLKLAIEKLSLNDAAFQYEPEQSEALGMGFRGGFLGIFHLQIIRERLKAEFGLDVLTTMPNSTFRVTVKNQDAPLYIENPNQFPRYNELVKVEEPYVRAKITAPNEQLNDIMRLAECRRGELADLETIGDMLLITYRMPISEIAYDFFNELKSVSHGFATLSTERDDFGPSDLVRLDIAIDYVDIDALTFVMHRLRVESFAQEITQRLKDLVPRKLQAMPVQATVEGRVIARSDIPPLRKAAASGGKTSKKQQQMRRQGQKAQIELPQTVFDAILDMNS, encoded by the coding sequence ATGTCACAACGACAAGAAAATATTCGTAATTTCGCAATTATTGCGCACATTGACCACGGTAAGTCTACATTAGCTGACCGAATCATGGAAACAACCAATACCATCAGTAATCGTGAAGCCTCTGCTCAACTGCTTGATGATATGGAAGTTGAAAAGGCTCACGGTGTTACCGTTAAGTCTCGTACAGTTCGTAACTACTACGTCGATGCAAATGGTGATGAATTTGAATACAACCTAATTGATACACCTGGCCACGTCGACTTTAACTATGAAGTGTCACGTAGCTTATCTGCCACAGATGGTGTGCTATTGCTAGTCGACGCCACAAAGGGAGTTCAAGCACAAACGGTTGCGAACTACCGCCTAGCAATGGATGCTAACTTAACAATCATCCCGATTATCAATAAGATTGACAATCTAATGGCGGATGTTGAAAAGACAGCAGCTGAACTACTTGATTTGGACGAACGTTTCACGCCTGAAGTCACTTTGCACATTTCTGCTAAGACAGGTCTAGGTATCGAAAGCGTCCTAGAAGCCATTCGTGATCGTATCCCTGCTCCTGTTGGTGATCCAAATGCGCCACTAAAGGGGCTAATCTTTGATTCTAAGTTCGACCCTTACCAAGGTGTTGTTGTCCAAGCCCGTATCTTTGAAGGAACACTAAGCAGCCAAGACCAATTACGTTTTATGGCTAAAGATGTGCAAACACAAAGTAAAGAAATTGGGTTCTTTGACCCAATGAGCCGTAAGACAACAAGTCTTGCTGCTGGTGATGTTGGATACATTATCACTGGAATTAAAGACCCTCGCGCTGTTCAAGTTGGTGATACTGTTACCACTAAGAAAAATGGCGCAGCTGAACCATTCCCTGGTTACCAACAAATCGAACCCATGGTTTATGCAGGTCTTTACCCTAAGGGTGGTGAATACAGCGATTTGAAGCTAGCCATTGAAAAGCTATCTTTGAATGATGCAGCGTTCCAATACGAACCAGAACAATCTGAAGCCTTGGGAATGGGATTCCGTGGTGGTTTCCTTGGAATCTTCCATCTACAAATTATTCGTGAACGTTTGAAGGCCGAATTTGGTCTTGATGTCCTAACAACGATGCCTAACTCTACTTTCCGTGTCACAGTTAAAAACCAAGATGCACCTTTGTACATCGAAAACCCAAACCAATTCCCTCGTTACAACGAATTGGTTAAGGTTGAAGAACCTTATGTGCGTGCAAAAATCACAGCCCCTAACGAGCAATTGAACGACATCATGCGTCTTGCTGAATGTCGTCGTGGTGAATTGGCTGACCTTGAAACAATTGGTGACATGTTGCTAATCACATACCGCATGCCCATCTCAGAAATCGCATACGACTTCTTTAACGAACTAAAGTCTGTTTCACACGGTTTTGCAACCTTGTCTACAGAACGTGATGATTTTGGTCCGTCTGACCTAGTACGTCTAGACATTGCCATTGACTATGTCGACATTGATGCACTGACATTCGTTATGCACCGCTTACGCGTTGAATCATTTGCACAAGAGATTACACAACGTCTGAAGGATCTTGTGCCTCGTAAACTGCAAGCAATGCCAGTTCAAGCAACGGTTGAAGGACGTGTTATTGCCCGTTCAGATATCCCACCACTACGTAAAGCTGCGGCTTCTGGTGGTAAGACATCAAAGAAGCAACAACAAATGCGTCGTCAAGGACAAAAGGCTCAAATTGAATTGCCACAAACAGTCTTCGACGCCATATTGGACATGAACAGCTAG
- the dltX gene encoding teichoic acid D-Ala incorporation-associated protein DltX translates to MKNATFWRFVLQTVFYFGILLFLLYLYGYSGHGQGGFIYNEF, encoded by the coding sequence ATGAAGAACGCCACTTTTTGGCGGTTTGTTTTACAAACCGTATTTTACTTTGGGATTCTATTATTTTTGCTCTACCTATATGGCTATTCAGGTCATGGGCAAGGTGGATTTATTTACAACGAATTCTAA
- a CDS encoding GNAT family N-acetyltransferase, producing MINFKNVTLDAQADIDYWNKIYVEAFPAYERAPLEDLLSLANETEEVLMQIICDDDKQVGIILLTNMAPEKAFILYLAMDADQRGQGYGSMVLPALQEIFPAGLILETEELDAAADNATQRERRYGFYQRNGMLDSSFMSYSLGGIFHLMRSTDSITTDDYLKALDYLNGIPALVFNKSNVENVRKMIQ from the coding sequence ATGATTAACTTTAAGAACGTCACATTAGATGCACAAGCAGATATTGATTATTGGAACAAAATTTATGTGGAAGCATTTCCAGCATATGAACGTGCCCCATTAGAAGACTTATTGTCATTGGCAAACGAAACAGAAGAAGTATTAATGCAAATCATTTGTGATGATGACAAGCAAGTGGGAATTATCCTCCTAACAAACATGGCACCTGAAAAAGCCTTCATTTTGTATTTGGCAATGGATGCGGATCAACGTGGTCAAGGATATGGATCAATGGTTCTACCAGCCTTACAAGAAATTTTCCCAGCTGGTTTGATCTTAGAAACAGAAGAATTAGATGCAGCAGCCGATAATGCCACACAACGTGAGCGTCGATATGGTTTCTACCAACGTAATGGTATGTTGGATTCATCATTTATGTCATACTCACTAGGTGGTATTTTCCACTTGATGCGTTCAACAGATAGCATTACAACGGATGACTATTTAAAGGCCTTGGATTACTTAAACGGTATTCCTGCATTGGTATTTAATAAATCTAACGTCGAAAATGTTCGTAAAATGATCCAATAA
- the dltA gene encoding D-alanine--poly(phosphoribitol) ligase subunit DltA, whose protein sequence is MTTNMIETLNGYAETQGDQAVYDVLGTKHTYKELKHDSDALAAYFDTANLPAGAPVMVFGEQEYEMLVTFVALTKSGHAYIPVDINSADERITSIIEIADPAAIVAVDALPITITDVPVIDIATIQAEMQQDVAYAADNMVRGDDNYYIIFTSGTTGKPKGVQISHDNLLSFTNWMLEADAFDVPKQPKMLAQPPYSFDLSVMYWAPTLAAGGTLFALPRDVVNDFKQLFTVLPTLDIEIWTSTPSFADMAMLSDEFNAENMPQLKYFYFDGEELTVNTAKKVHERFPEARIVNAYGPTEATVALSAVEITPAMIEKGERLPIGYPKPDSPTYVMADGEILPVGEQGEIIVAGPAVSKGYLNNPEKTAEAFFEIDGQPAYHTGDVGFFDEENLIHYGGRLDFQIKFNGYRIELEEVSHVLNLSPMVEAAVAVPRYNDQHKVQQLLAFVVPKAGVMEQYDKPLQVTKAIKESLVDDMMPYMMPSRFMYRENLPMTPNGKIDIKALIAEVNA, encoded by the coding sequence TTGACAACAAATATGATTGAAACACTAAATGGGTACGCTGAGACTCAAGGGGACCAAGCAGTATACGATGTTTTGGGGACGAAGCATACATATAAGGAATTGAAGCATGATTCAGATGCATTAGCAGCTTACTTTGATACAGCTAACCTACCAGCAGGTGCACCTGTTATGGTATTTGGGGAACAAGAATATGAAATGTTAGTGACTTTTGTGGCCTTAACAAAGTCAGGACATGCATATATTCCCGTAGATATTAATTCTGCTGATGAACGTATCACATCAATTATTGAAATTGCGGATCCAGCGGCGATTGTAGCTGTGGATGCATTGCCAATTACAATCACTGATGTACCAGTTATTGATATCGCAACTATTCAAGCTGAGATGCAGCAAGATGTTGCGTATGCAGCAGATAACATGGTCCGTGGAGATGATAACTACTACATTATCTTTACATCAGGAACAACTGGAAAGCCTAAGGGTGTTCAAATTTCACATGATAACCTATTATCATTTACAAATTGGATGCTAGAAGCGGACGCCTTTGATGTGCCAAAGCAACCTAAGATGTTGGCACAACCACCATACTCATTTGACTTGTCTGTGATGTACTGGGCACCAACATTGGCAGCTGGAGGAACATTGTTCGCATTACCACGTGATGTCGTGAATGACTTTAAGCAATTGTTTACAGTTTTGCCAACATTGGATATTGAAATTTGGACATCAACACCTTCATTTGCTGATATGGCGATGCTATCAGACGAATTCAATGCGGAAAACATGCCACAATTGAAGTACTTCTACTTTGATGGAGAAGAACTAACAGTTAATACTGCTAAAAAGGTGCACGAACGCTTCCCAGAAGCACGCATTGTTAATGCGTACGGACCAACAGAAGCAACTGTCGCGTTGTCAGCTGTGGAAATTACACCAGCAATGATTGAAAAGGGTGAACGTCTACCAATTGGATATCCAAAGCCAGACTCACCAACGTACGTCATGGCTGATGGTGAAATTCTACCTGTTGGTGAACAAGGGGAAATCATTGTGGCTGGACCAGCCGTTTCAAAGGGATACCTAAACAACCCAGAGAAGACTGCTGAAGCCTTCTTTGAAATTGACGGACAACCTGCTTACCACACAGGTGACGTTGGATTCTTTGATGAAGAGAATTTGATTCACTATGGTGGACGTTTAGACTTCCAAATCAAGTTCAACGGATACCGTATTGAACTTGAAGAAGTATCTCATGTGTTGAACTTGTCACCAATGGTTGAAGCTGCTGTGGCCGTACCACGCTACAACGATCAACATAAGGTACAACAATTACTTGCTTTCGTTGTACCTAAGGCAGGTGTGATGGAACAATATGACAAGCCATTACAAGTAACTAAGGCCATTAAGGAATCTCTTGTAGATGATATGATGCCATACATGATGCCATCACGTTTCATGTACCGTGAAAACTTACCAATGACACCAAATGGGAAGATTGATATTAAAGCCTTGATTGCTGAGGTGAACGCATAA
- the dltC gene encoding D-alanine--poly(phosphoribitol) ligase subunit DltC: MNINEEVNAIIEDLFMEDVSDMMDDDLFDAGVLDSMGVVELVLALEEKFAIKVPVSEMGRDDWNTANKIVAGVEGLRNA, from the coding sequence ATGAATATTAATGAAGAAGTAAACGCAATTATCGAAGATTTGTTCATGGAAGATGTTTCAGACATGATGGATGACGACTTGTTTGATGCCGGTGTCTTGGACTCAATGGGTGTTGTCGAACTAGTATTGGCACTTGAAGAAAAGTTTGCCATTAAGGTACCTGTTTCTGAAATGGGACGTGATGACTGGAACACAGCTAACAAGATTGTGGCTGGAGTAGAGGGACTACGTAATGCTTAA
- the dltB gene encoding D-alanyl-lipoteichoic acid biosynthesis protein DltB: protein MTAWLSSLPNLQPYGNPQYFGYLLLALVPIVVGMFFGKRFAIYETIVSFVFILLMFAGASWPQFYALLGYVVWQTGLVVLYDKYRQRQNNSWVFYTAVALSILPLVVVKFTPLLSGHNSLLGFLGISYLTFKSVAMIMEIRDGVLDHVGIWPTIRFIMFMPTISSGPIDRFRRFQEDVTTVPERDEYVDMLQKAVWYVMLGFFYKFMLAYLFGTIILKPVEGFALAQGGLFNIGTLGVMYAYGLYLFFDFAGYSLFAIAISYLMGVKTPMNFNKPFAAPNVKEFWNRWHMSLSFWFRDYVFMRLVMVLMRHKVFKNRNTTSSFAYLFNMTLMGFWHGLTWFYIAYGVFHGLCLIINDWWLRKKKKINLTRKKAGQAPLPSNRWTYALAVFVTFNVTMFSFLLFSGFLDKLWF from the coding sequence ATGACTGCTTGGTTGAGTTCGTTACCGAACCTCCAACCCTACGGAAATCCACAATATTTTGGGTATCTGTTACTGGCATTGGTGCCAATCGTAGTTGGAATGTTCTTTGGGAAACGTTTTGCGATTTATGAAACAATCGTTTCGTTTGTCTTTATCCTGTTGATGTTTGCGGGGGCTAGCTGGCCACAATTTTACGCTTTGTTGGGTTATGTTGTGTGGCAAACAGGGCTGGTTGTTTTGTATGATAAATATCGACAAAGGCAAAATAATAGCTGGGTATTCTATACCGCCGTTGCGTTAAGTATTTTACCGCTAGTGGTTGTTAAATTTACGCCATTGCTAAGCGGACATAATTCATTGCTAGGATTTTTGGGTATTTCATATCTAACATTTAAATCTGTTGCAATGATTATGGAAATTCGTGATGGTGTCTTAGATCATGTTGGTATTTGGCCAACGATTCGCTTCATCATGTTTATGCCAACCATTTCTTCTGGACCGATTGATCGTTTCCGTCGTTTCCAAGAAGATGTTACAACCGTGCCAGAACGTGATGAATACGTTGACATGCTACAAAAAGCAGTCTGGTATGTGATGCTTGGATTCTTCTACAAGTTTATGCTGGCGTACCTATTTGGAACGATTATTCTAAAGCCGGTAGAAGGATTTGCTTTAGCACAAGGTGGTTTGTTTAACATTGGAACATTAGGTGTCATGTATGCCTATGGATTGTACCTATTCTTTGACTTTGCAGGGTATTCATTATTTGCCATTGCGATTTCATATTTGATGGGTGTCAAAACGCCAATGAACTTTAATAAGCCATTTGCGGCACCAAACGTGAAGGAATTCTGGAACCGTTGGCATATGTCACTAAGTTTCTGGTTCCGTGATTACGTCTTTATGCGTCTTGTGATGGTTTTGATGCGTCATAAGGTCTTTAAGAATCGTAATACGACATCATCATTTGCTTACTTGTTCAATATGACATTGATGGGATTCTGGCATGGACTAACATGGTTCTACATCGCGTACGGTGTATTCCATGGACTATGCTTAATCATCAATGATTGGTGGCTACGTAAGAAAAAGAAGATTAACTTAACACGTAAGAAAGCTGGACAAGCACCATTACCAAGTAACCGTTGGACATATGCTTTGGCCGTCTTTGTGACATTTAATGTGACAATGTTTAGTTTCTTGTTGTTCTCAGGGTTCCTAGACAAACTCTGGTTCTAA
- a CDS encoding LicD family protein — MTRKDLSTGQVQAIMRELLQDVTAFVTEHDKSVVLLGGTLLGYVRHNGFIPWDDDVDVGLSRGDYDWFTKYYVPSNPRFRLIKETDPDSLVPYLRVVDTHSHANSPYYHVPHGVFIDIFPIDEIDDNVIKRKIYLFGHKILNICRNTARSTGIYPSDAKIVPVKKVLKKIIHSKFTHSFSIMEVRWAKAYHRCMKTPTQAGVLNGMHGEKEFYARDLWQDLTPVIFEGSQVWHVTDTDRYLTQLFGNWQTPVKQEQQHAHFWIDEG, encoded by the coding sequence ATGACTAGAAAAGATTTATCAACGGGACAAGTACAAGCCATTATGCGGGAACTCTTACAAGATGTAACAGCCTTTGTAACAGAACACGATAAATCAGTCGTGTTATTGGGAGGGACCTTATTGGGTTATGTCCGACACAATGGCTTCATTCCATGGGATGATGACGTCGATGTGGGGTTGAGCCGTGGAGATTATGACTGGTTCACAAAGTATTACGTACCAAGCAATCCACGTTTTCGATTAATCAAAGAGACGGATCCAGATAGTTTGGTTCCGTATTTGCGTGTTGTAGATACACATTCACATGCGAATTCACCGTATTATCATGTACCCCATGGTGTATTTATTGATATTTTCCCGATTGATGAAATTGATGATAATGTTATTAAACGTAAAATATATCTCTTTGGACATAAAATACTGAATATTTGCCGTAATACGGCTCGTTCAACAGGTATATATCCATCGGATGCAAAGATTGTACCGGTAAAAAAAGTATTAAAAAAAATAATTCATTCAAAATTTACACATTCTTTTAGTATAATGGAAGTACGGTGGGCAAAAGCTTACCACCGTTGCATGAAAACGCCTACACAAGCAGGTGTTTTAAATGGCATGCACGGAGAAAAAGAATTTTATGCGAGAGACCTTTGGCAAGATTTAACGCCGGTAATATTTGAAGGTTCTCAGGTATGGCATGTCACTGATACTGATAGGTATTTAACGCAGCTATTTGGTAATTGGCAGACGCCTGTAAAACAAGAACAACAACACGCACATTTTTGGATTGATGAGGGGTAA